One genomic segment of Nonomuraea coxensis DSM 45129 includes these proteins:
- a CDS encoding serine hydrolase domain-containing protein: MMQTTMNVLVATAVAAGGQGVDVRADLEKIVAGDGATAALARVSGGGRTWAGAAGVRDLQRGGRPSPNGYFRIGSVTKTFVATVVLQLVDEGELRLDDPIEQHLPGLVPGGEQITVRRLLNHTSHLYDYMSEPGYSTNRWRGDARFRSYQPRELLKVAFAKKLPDDGKWHYSNTNYVVLGLLVEKLTGNPYGEEVKRRVLDPLKLRRTLVPGNRAGLPSPHAKGYEPMPELVDATRMNPSLDWAAGEMISTAADLERFMSALLDGRLISESSLRAMRTTVETGAGFGYGLGLQAYRLPCGTVWGHSGELIGYLTFAFRSDSGKSMTLSINPSTRNPSTAEVMGIAVKVFCGTADQRRG; the protein is encoded by the coding sequence ATGATGCAGACGACGATGAACGTGCTGGTGGCGACGGCTGTTGCGGCGGGCGGCCAAGGAGTGGACGTGCGCGCCGATCTGGAGAAGATCGTGGCGGGCGACGGGGCGACGGCCGCCCTGGCGCGGGTCTCCGGCGGTGGCCGCACCTGGGCGGGCGCCGCGGGCGTACGCGACCTCCAACGCGGGGGACGCCCGTCGCCCAACGGCTATTTCCGGATCGGCAGCGTCACCAAGACCTTCGTCGCGACCGTGGTGCTCCAGCTCGTGGACGAGGGCGAGCTGCGGCTCGACGACCCCATCGAGCAGCACCTGCCCGGCCTGGTGCCGGGCGGCGAGCAGATCACGGTCCGCCGGCTCCTCAACCACACCAGTCACCTGTACGACTACATGAGCGAGCCCGGATACTCGACCAACCGCTGGCGCGGCGACGCCCGGTTCCGCTCCTACCAGCCGCGCGAGCTGCTCAAGGTGGCCTTCGCCAAGAAGCTCCCCGACGACGGCAAGTGGCACTACTCCAACACCAACTACGTGGTGCTCGGACTGCTGGTGGAGAAGCTGACCGGCAACCCCTACGGCGAGGAGGTCAAGCGCCGCGTCCTCGACCCGTTGAAGCTGCGCCGCACGCTGGTGCCGGGCAACCGGGCGGGACTGCCGTCGCCGCACGCCAAGGGGTACGAGCCGATGCCCGAGCTGGTGGACGCGACGCGGATGAACCCCTCGCTGGACTGGGCGGCGGGGGAGATGATCTCGACTGCGGCCGACCTGGAGCGGTTCATGTCGGCGCTGCTCGACGGCAGGCTGATCAGCGAGTCGTCGTTGCGGGCCATGCGTACGACGGTCGAGACGGGAGCCGGGTTCGGCTACGGGCTCGGACTGCAGGCCTACCGGCTGCCGTGCGGAACGGTGTGGGGACACAGCGGCGAGCTGATCGGGTATCTGACGTTCGCGTTCCGTTCGGACTCCGGCAAGTCGATGACGCTGTCGATCAATCCCTCGACCCGCAACCCGTCCACCGCGGAGGTGATGGGCATCGCCGTCAAGGTGTTCTGCGGGACGGCGGACCAGCGGCGCGGCTGA